The Lysobacter sp. genome includes a window with the following:
- a CDS encoding YezD family protein, giving the protein MKEREEDTPPQTQNIAGIPPVNAPLSEHERAVIAALRDIAYGEIEVVVHNTRIVQITRSQKFRFNER; this is encoded by the coding sequence ATGAAGGAGAGGGAAGAAGACACGCCACCGCAGACGCAGAATATCGCCGGCATTCCGCCGGTGAACGCGCCGTTGAGCGAGCACGAACGCGCGGTGATCGCCGCGCTTCGCGATATCGCCTACGGTGAAATCGAAGTGGTGGTCCACAACACCCGTATCGTGCAGATCACCCGCAGCCAGAAATTCAGGTTCAACGAACGCTGA
- a CDS encoding porin — protein sequence MPRYPSRAAARILPLAFALTMAAPFAHAEQPLTVEDLTTRLKALEARLGVTGDDTEDASGLNDLDQRLRVIERKLELQAEDAAAKAAKDPIVSLAPAKGLSVKSPDGLELKVRGLVQADSRVFIGDDLVPQNDTFLFRRIRPTLEGTWGPLIGFRLTPEFAGDSATIVDAYVDLKFDPRATLRIGKVKGLVGLERLQSGGAIALVERGFPTELAPNRDLGVQLQGELFSSRLSYVVGVYNGAPDGRDAATTNPDNEFDYAGRLFWEPFKNSANALSGLGVGVAASVGESFGAGNNFLPRYRTPAQTQFFAYNTNVTADGLHRRFSPQGYFYRGRYGVLAEYITSEHEVRVTSGVNNGRRDHLESDAYQVTASVVLTGEDASYRGVAKPNHPFTSGGAGWGAFELVGRIGELDIDDDAFPRFANIATSARSAKAWTVGLNWYLNSNFKLVTNYTQTTFEGGAAAGADREDEKSIFTRAQFSF from the coding sequence ATGCCCCGATATCCATCGCGTGCCGCTGCACGCATCCTGCCGCTGGCCTTTGCACTGACGATGGCCGCACCGTTCGCGCATGCCGAACAACCCCTCACCGTCGAAGACCTGACAACGCGACTGAAGGCGCTGGAAGCGCGTCTCGGCGTGACCGGCGACGACACGGAAGATGCGAGCGGTCTGAACGATCTCGATCAGCGCCTGCGCGTGATCGAACGCAAGCTCGAACTGCAGGCCGAAGACGCCGCAGCGAAGGCCGCGAAGGATCCGATCGTGTCGCTCGCGCCTGCGAAGGGACTGTCGGTGAAATCGCCGGATGGACTCGAACTCAAGGTGCGCGGACTGGTCCAGGCCGACAGCCGGGTGTTCATCGGCGACGACCTCGTGCCGCAGAACGACACCTTCCTGTTCCGCCGCATCCGCCCGACGCTCGAAGGCACTTGGGGACCATTGATCGGATTCCGCCTCACCCCGGAATTCGCAGGCGACAGCGCCACCATCGTCGATGCCTACGTCGATCTGAAATTCGATCCGCGCGCGACGCTGCGCATCGGCAAGGTCAAAGGCCTGGTGGGTCTGGAGCGGCTGCAATCCGGCGGCGCGATCGCGCTGGTGGAGCGCGGGTTCCCGACCGAACTGGCGCCGAACCGCGACCTCGGCGTGCAGCTGCAGGGCGAATTGTTCAGCAGCCGCCTCAGCTACGTCGTCGGCGTCTACAACGGCGCACCCGACGGACGCGATGCCGCGACCACCAATCCCGACAATGAATTCGATTACGCCGGCCGTCTGTTCTGGGAACCGTTCAAGAATTCGGCGAACGCGCTGTCCGGATTGGGCGTCGGTGTCGCCGCCAGCGTCGGCGAGAGTTTCGGCGCCGGCAACAATTTCCTGCCGCGCTACCGCACGCCGGCGCAGACCCAGTTCTTCGCCTACAACACCAACGTGACCGCCGACGGCCTGCATCGCCGGTTCTCGCCGCAGGGCTATTTCTATCGCGGACGCTACGGCGTGCTTGCCGAGTACATCACTTCGGAACATGAAGTCCGGGTGACCAGTGGCGTCAACAACGGCCGCCGCGATCATCTCGAAAGCGACGCCTACCAGGTCACCGCCAGCGTCGTGCTGACCGGCGAGGACGCCAGCTATCGCGGGGTCGCCAAGCCTAACCATCCCTTTACGTCGGGTGGTGCAGGCTGGGGCGCGTTCGAGCTGGTCGGCCGGATCGGCGAACTGGACATCGACGACGATGCGTTCCCGCGCTTCGCCAACATCGCCACGTCGGCACGTTCCGCCAAGGCCTGGACCGTCGGCCTGAACTGGTATTTGAACAGCAACTTCAAACTGGTGACGAACTACACGCAGACCACGTTCGAAGGCGGCGCTGCCGCCGGTGCCGATCGCGAAGACGAGAAGTCGATCTTCACCCGCGCCCAATTCTCTTTCTGA